A stretch of the Clavibacter sp. B3I6 genome encodes the following:
- a CDS encoding aldo/keto reductase: MKHIHTGTGLDVGRIGLGCMGMSAFYDGAGQDDAESIRTIHRAVEQGVTLFDTAEGYGPFTNERLVGSALRDHRDDVVIATKFGIMTHAPGKDAEDSTRGIDSSPTSIRIAVEAMLQRLGTDRIDVLYQHRVDPAVPIEEVVGVMAELVEEGKVVHLGLSEAGPDTIRRAHAVHPISVLQSEYSIWTRDPEQDVLGVLRELGIGLVAYSPLGRGFLTGSITSPADLSTSDYRASNPRFAEEAFTQNMRIVDAVKAVAGELDATPAQVALAWILAQGDDIAVIPGTKRVARLDENVAADALTLSADQLARLSSLPTPVGDRYEDMTPLGR; this comes from the coding sequence ATGAAGCACATCCACACCGGCACGGGCCTCGACGTCGGCCGCATCGGCCTCGGCTGCATGGGCATGAGCGCGTTCTACGACGGCGCCGGCCAGGACGACGCCGAGTCGATCCGCACCATCCACCGCGCGGTCGAGCAGGGCGTCACGCTGTTCGACACCGCCGAGGGCTACGGCCCCTTCACCAACGAGCGGCTGGTCGGATCCGCCCTCCGCGACCACCGCGACGACGTCGTCATCGCGACCAAGTTCGGGATCATGACGCACGCCCCGGGCAAGGACGCCGAGGACTCCACGCGCGGCATCGACAGCTCCCCCACCAGCATCCGCATCGCCGTCGAGGCGATGCTGCAGCGCCTCGGGACCGACCGCATCGACGTCCTCTACCAGCACCGCGTCGACCCGGCCGTGCCCATCGAGGAGGTCGTCGGCGTGATGGCGGAGCTCGTCGAGGAGGGCAAGGTCGTGCACCTCGGCCTGTCCGAGGCCGGGCCCGACACGATCCGCCGCGCGCACGCCGTGCACCCCATCTCGGTGCTGCAGAGCGAGTACTCCATCTGGACGCGCGACCCCGAGCAGGACGTGCTCGGCGTGCTGCGCGAGCTCGGCATCGGGCTCGTGGCCTACTCGCCCCTCGGTCGCGGGTTCCTCACCGGGTCCATCACGAGCCCCGCCGACCTGTCGACCAGCGACTACCGGGCCTCGAACCCGCGCTTCGCAGAGGAGGCGTTCACGCAGAACATGCGCATCGTCGACGCCGTGAAGGCGGTGGCGGGCGAGCTCGACGCGACGCCCGCGCAGGTCGCGCTCGCGTGGATCCTCGCCCAGGGCGACGACATCGCGGTGATCCCCGGCACGAAGCGCGTCGCGCGCCTCGATGAGAACGTCGCCGCGGACGCCCTGACGCTCTCCGCCGACCAGCTCGCGCGGCTCTCGTCGCTGCCCACCCCGGTCGGCGACCGCTACGAGGACATGACGCCCCTCGGGCGCTGA